One segment of Nothobranchius furzeri strain GRZ-AD chromosome 13, NfurGRZ-RIMD1, whole genome shotgun sequence DNA contains the following:
- the LOC129160873 gene encoding influenza virus NS1A-binding protein homolog A-like, which yields MIPNGYLIFEDESFLDSTVAKMNALRKSGQFCDVRLQVCGHELMAHRAVLACCSPYLFEIFNSDIETPGISHITFEDLNAEAAEVLLNYAYTAQLKAEKELVKDVYSAAIRFKMEQVKQACISSSALPQKDLLLRVLISPSCP from the exons ATGATTCCAAACGGATATTTGATCTTTGAGGATGAAAGCTTCCTGGATTCCACCGTGGCCAAAATGAACGCTCTGAGAAAGAGTGGCCAGTTCTGTGATGTTAGGCTGCAG GTGTGTGGTCATGAGCTGATGGCTCACCGTGCTGTCCTGGCCTGCTGCAGCCCCTACCTGTTTGAGATCTTCAACAGCGATATCGAGACTCCTGGAATCTCTCATATCACCTTTGAGGACTTGAACGCAGAGGCTGCGGAAGTTTTGCTCAACTATGCCTACACTGCCCA ACTGAAAGCTGAAAAGGAGCTAGTCAAGGACGTTTACTCTGCGGCCATAAGGTTCAAGATGGAACAAGTTAAACAGGCATGTatttcttcatctgctcttcctcAAAAAGATCTTCTACTCCGAGTCCTCATTAGTCCTAGTTGCCCATGA
- the LOC139062476 gene encoding influenza virus NS1A-binding protein homolog A-like, with the protein MGDPRRLAKVDAYIQDHLLDVSEQEDFLKLPRLKLEVMLEDHLTLPSNGKLYSKVRNWVQRSLWENGDQLEQLMEEVY; encoded by the exons ATGGGAGACCCCAGACGTTTGGCCAAGGTGGACGCCTACATCCAGGACCATCTGCTGGATGTGTCTGAACAGGAGGACTTCCTTAAACTTCCCAGATTAAAG ttagaGGTGATGCTTGAAGACCACCTGACCCTTCCCAGCAACGGCAAGCTCTACTCGAAAGTGCGGAACTGGGTGCAGCGTAGCCTTTGGGAGAATGGAGACCAACTGGAGCAACTGATGGAAGAG GTTTATTAG
- the LOC139062475 gene encoding transcriptional protein SWT1-like isoform X2, translating to MVMDSADEGPVNTPYQPPCQQQLILVLDTNILIQHLDYVKKIHFHGLGALGFPVVLIPWVVLQELDYLKKGRNKFNNVANLAIPAISFIYNALKHRDPHLWGQSMQRAAMSSDGLKSENNDDRVLQFCLQSQKDHPECAVILCTNDKNLCIKAVLSGVKALCKNDLEEEVRTSGHLILQGSRPQVLPRTAEVTLGPNHAKVQPCGQMEAVAAINEDTEKQREGNDERMKLELSRCLSELEECLREVLSDVLEVEMKAAFGDIWKDISLIKPPWTTLQGVLRCFDKHWIAVSGLVPRKMNKTLSHLIHFFRSGQSVDSCSTSAILQEAKTFVGAFWKSSKLVPQAITTLEKLYNTLQPRHDVFSEEESVPGDVTVKDDDYFEGKPPVPARVAPQEVCSMFENICSHMLQKSSDLFEGLGFDPHTMQAVTPVGGTAPPPKDTIACLQKLSSVVSQLLQAFRCFFCLSSNPNEVRNLLSVIYSVKVVDENVRLTAEDLLHCFTQPQYRLKLRVGSSHLMDLKKALDCCAQTLGQHTAFNGAETSNRC from the exons ATGGTCATGGATTCTGCAGACGAAGGACCGGTAAACACGCCGT ACCAACCACCTTGTCAGCAGCAGCTAATCCTCGTGCTGGATACAAATATTCTCATCCAGCACCTGGATTACgtgaaaaagatccattttcatgGCCTTGGAG CGCTGGGCTTCCCTGTTGTCCTGATCCCCTGGGTGGTGCTGCAGGAATTGGATTACCTAAAAAAAGGACGAAACAAGTTCAATAATGTGGCTAACCTTGCAATTCCCGCCATCTCGTTCATTTACAACGCTTTGAAGCACCGGGACCCTCACCTGTGGGGGCAGTCTATGCAGCGGGCTGCCATGAGCAGTG ACGGTCTGAAGAGTGAGAACAACGATGACAGAGTGCTGCAGTTCTGCCTGCAATCCCAGAAAGACCACCCAGAGTGCGCTGTCATCTTATGCAC CAATGATAAAAATCTGTGCATTAAAGCTGTCCTGAGTGGGGTGAAGGCTCTGTGTAagaatgatttggaggaagaggtcAGGACATCTGGACATCTAATCCTTCAGGGCTCTCGACCTCAAGTCCTCCCTCGTACCGCTGAGGTCACATTAGGCCCAAATCATGCCAAAGTCCAGCCATGTGGTCAGATGGAAGCTGTGGCTGCTATCAACGAAG ATACCGAGAAGCAAAGGGAAGGAAACGATGAGCGGATGAAACTGGAACTTAGCAGATGCCTGTCTGAGCTAGAAGAGTGTCTGCGGGAGGTGCTGTCTGATGTGCTGGAGGTGGAGATGAAGGCTGCATTTGGGGACATTTGGAAAGAT ATTAGTTTGATTAAACCGCCCTGGACCACGCTTCAGGGTGTCTTGCGATGTTTTGACAAGCACTGGATAGCGGTCTCTGGACTTGTTCCACGGAAAATGAATAAAACACTCTCACACCTCATCCATTTCTTTCGCTCAG GGCAATCTGTGGACAGCTGCTCAACCTCAGCAATTCTCCAGGAAGCAAAGACGTTCGTAGGAGCGTTTTGGAAAAGTTCGAAGCTCGTACCTCAGGCCATCACTACCCTGGAAAAGCTTTACAATACACTGCAGCCTCGG cACGATGTGTTTTCGGAGGAAGAATCAGTTCCCGGTGATGTCACCGTGAAGGATGATGATTATTTTGAAGGCAAACCACCCGTCCCTGCTCGGGTCGCTCCTCAGGAAGTGTGTTCCATGTTTGAGAACATCTGTTCTCACATGTTGCAGAAAAG TTCGGACTTGTTCGAAGGGCTCGGATTTGACCCTCACACCATGCAGGCCGTGACACCAGTGGGAGGTACCGCACCACCGCCAAAGGACACCATAGCCTGTTTGCAAAAACTGTCCTCTGTGGTCTCACAGCTGCTCCAAGCATTCCGCTG CTTCTTTTGCTTGAGCTCAAATCCTAACGAAGTCCGGAATCTGCTCAGCGTAATATATTCAGTCAAG GTTGTTGATGAAAATGTCAGACTCACTGCTGAAGATCTCCTTCACTGCTTCACGCAACCACAATACag GTTGAAGCTGCGAGTTGGAAGCAGTCACCTGATGGACCTAAAAAAGGCCTTGGACTGTTGTGCTCAGACCTTGGGTCAACACACCGCCTTCAACGGTGCTGAAACATCAAACAGATGCTGA
- the LOC139062475 gene encoding transcriptional protein SWT1-like isoform X1, with amino-acid sequence MDKAKVVEEIQNARSENRLDVNATQSYGELTSMVMDSADEGPVNTPYQPPCQQQLILVLDTNILIQHLDYVKKIHFHGLGALGFPVVLIPWVVLQELDYLKKGRNKFNNVANLAIPAISFIYNALKHRDPHLWGQSMQRAAMSSDGLKSENNDDRVLQFCLQSQKDHPECAVILCTNDKNLCIKAVLSGVKALCKNDLEEEVRTSGHLILQGSRPQVLPRTAEVTLGPNHAKVQPCGQMEAVAAINEDTEKQREGNDERMKLELSRCLSELEECLREVLSDVLEVEMKAAFGDIWKDISLIKPPWTTLQGVLRCFDKHWIAVSGLVPRKMNKTLSHLIHFFRSGQSVDSCSTSAILQEAKTFVGAFWKSSKLVPQAITTLEKLYNTLQPRHDVFSEEESVPGDVTVKDDDYFEGKPPVPARVAPQEVCSMFENICSHMLQKSSDLFEGLGFDPHTMQAVTPVGGTAPPPKDTIACLQKLSSVVSQLLQAFRCFFCLSSNPNEVRNLLSVIYSVKVVDENVRLTAEDLLHCFTQPQYRLKLRVGSSHLMDLKKALDCCAQTLGQHTAFNGAETSNRC; translated from the exons GCTAAAGTAGTGGAGGAGATTCAGAACGCCCGCTCTGAGAACAGACTGGACGTAAATGCCACACAGAGCTATGGTGAACTCACCTCCATGGTCATGGATTCTGCAGACGAAGGACCGGTAAACACGCCGT ACCAACCACCTTGTCAGCAGCAGCTAATCCTCGTGCTGGATACAAATATTCTCATCCAGCACCTGGATTACgtgaaaaagatccattttcatgGCCTTGGAG CGCTGGGCTTCCCTGTTGTCCTGATCCCCTGGGTGGTGCTGCAGGAATTGGATTACCTAAAAAAAGGACGAAACAAGTTCAATAATGTGGCTAACCTTGCAATTCCCGCCATCTCGTTCATTTACAACGCTTTGAAGCACCGGGACCCTCACCTGTGGGGGCAGTCTATGCAGCGGGCTGCCATGAGCAGTG ACGGTCTGAAGAGTGAGAACAACGATGACAGAGTGCTGCAGTTCTGCCTGCAATCCCAGAAAGACCACCCAGAGTGCGCTGTCATCTTATGCAC CAATGATAAAAATCTGTGCATTAAAGCTGTCCTGAGTGGGGTGAAGGCTCTGTGTAagaatgatttggaggaagaggtcAGGACATCTGGACATCTAATCCTTCAGGGCTCTCGACCTCAAGTCCTCCCTCGTACCGCTGAGGTCACATTAGGCCCAAATCATGCCAAAGTCCAGCCATGTGGTCAGATGGAAGCTGTGGCTGCTATCAACGAAG ATACCGAGAAGCAAAGGGAAGGAAACGATGAGCGGATGAAACTGGAACTTAGCAGATGCCTGTCTGAGCTAGAAGAGTGTCTGCGGGAGGTGCTGTCTGATGTGCTGGAGGTGGAGATGAAGGCTGCATTTGGGGACATTTGGAAAGAT ATTAGTTTGATTAAACCGCCCTGGACCACGCTTCAGGGTGTCTTGCGATGTTTTGACAAGCACTGGATAGCGGTCTCTGGACTTGTTCCACGGAAAATGAATAAAACACTCTCACACCTCATCCATTTCTTTCGCTCAG GGCAATCTGTGGACAGCTGCTCAACCTCAGCAATTCTCCAGGAAGCAAAGACGTTCGTAGGAGCGTTTTGGAAAAGTTCGAAGCTCGTACCTCAGGCCATCACTACCCTGGAAAAGCTTTACAATACACTGCAGCCTCGG cACGATGTGTTTTCGGAGGAAGAATCAGTTCCCGGTGATGTCACCGTGAAGGATGATGATTATTTTGAAGGCAAACCACCCGTCCCTGCTCGGGTCGCTCCTCAGGAAGTGTGTTCCATGTTTGAGAACATCTGTTCTCACATGTTGCAGAAAAG TTCGGACTTGTTCGAAGGGCTCGGATTTGACCCTCACACCATGCAGGCCGTGACACCAGTGGGAGGTACCGCACCACCGCCAAAGGACACCATAGCCTGTTTGCAAAAACTGTCCTCTGTGGTCTCACAGCTGCTCCAAGCATTCCGCTG CTTCTTTTGCTTGAGCTCAAATCCTAACGAAGTCCGGAATCTGCTCAGCGTAATATATTCAGTCAAG GTTGTTGATGAAAATGTCAGACTCACTGCTGAAGATCTCCTTCACTGCTTCACGCAACCACAATACag GTTGAAGCTGCGAGTTGGAAGCAGTCACCTGATGGACCTAAAAAAGGCCTTGGACTGTTGTGCTCAGACCTTGGGTCAACACACCGCCTTCAACGGTGCTGAAACATCAAACAGATGCTGA